The Tursiops truncatus isolate mTurTru1 chromosome 11, mTurTru1.mat.Y, whole genome shotgun sequence genomic sequence AGGAGTAAGTGTCAGGACAGGTGCCATGTGGGACCCAGACATGAAAAAGAGCGTGGAGCTCCTGGGACAAAGGCAGGCCCCCACGACATGTACTTGTTCCTTCTTCAGGGACAGAGGACTCTCCCTGACTCAGGCAGCGAGATGGCCAAGGCATGTCCCTGGCACCCAGCCTGGGTTCTGCTGAGCCTCAGGTATCTCACCCACctgtcccctcccagcctcccccctccccgagCGTATTAAGTGACAGTaagaggaaggatggaagggggCCCTGCCTTAAGGTGGACCTCAAGCTGGTGGCAGGCTTTCTGGATGCCGCCCTTATTCTCTGTCCTGGTCCCAGGCTCTGCCTCTTGGTTAAGTTTGGGGTCCAACAACCTTGAGAGGATGGAGATGACACCATCGTCTGCACCTCTGTATCGGCCATGTGGTGTCCACCACGCATCTCCACCCAGTACCTGAAGACCCCTGTCGTCGGTCTGAGCACCAGGCTGCGGCCAGAGAACACGTGTCCACTAGGGGTACCTTAGGACACCAACTTCACAAGGTGCTGAGGACCGTGACAGATCCTAGAGACACACAGGTGACCAAGGAAGGGTCTAGTCCCCTCCTCTGTGGAAAGGAAACACCTGACTTTGTCAAAACCCTTGACTTTGTCAAGGGCAAACCCTGCCCTTCGTGGAGCAGCTCCCTACTGGGAAGGTGACTGGAGACATGTTACCGCCCAAAATAGTGGGAGTTTTGCCCTCTTTCCATAGAGAGTAAAAATGTGGCACTGCTGGAAAGGCGACAGAACTTCAGAAGCACACAGGATCACCCACAGGCATTGTGAAGCATGAGGAATGGCTCTGGTTGTGCTCTGACGGCATAAATACCACAGATTCCCactgagggaaaaataaagatcaAAATATGGGTCCCAGGAAAGTCTGACCTGCAGCAGCCTCCTCAGAGCTCCATTTCCAGTTGCCTGCTGAGGCAGGACCCCTGTCCCAGTCCCTCCAAGGAATAGAGGAATTTGGGCCTATGGACCCAGAGATCCTGTTTCCTCAGAGACAACACAAGCAAAACAGGAATGGAGGCAGTCACCTGCTTGCCAGCAACCATGACCAATGCAGCTGGGAGCCCGGGAGGTGGGGAAATCCATCCACATGAGCTGATCCACTGCAGCACCCACAGGAAGACCCTCACTAACTGGTCACCAAGCCCCAGCTACACTAGCTCCCATGGTGCCTTTCTGAAGCATTTGGTGGAGGAAAAGCCTAGTGTGATGAAGACATGATTCCACATGGAGAGCTAAATACAAATGGACAGCTAATATAAATAAGATGGCGCAGGGGtggggagtccgcctgccgatgcaggggacgcgggttcgtgccccggtccgggaagatcccacatgccgcggagcggctgggcccgtgagccgtggccggtgagcctgcgcgtccggagcctgtgctccgcaacgggagaggccacagcagtgagaggcccgcgtacggcaaaaaaaaaaaaaaaaaaaaaaggtggtagaGAGCTGCAAACTCCACTAAATGTAGGGATTTTCTattattggaattttttaaaggcaagaaagaaatgatataaaacaaagaatataatattatataatcatGTTTATGTTAAAAGTATATAtgtacttttatatatgtataaataaatctaGAATACTGTTTAAGccttagaaaatataaatctcaGGTTTAATAGTTGTTATATAGGTATACCCAACAGGGGATACCTTTTAAGGAATCCATCAGAGGTGGGGAAAGGTTTATgcagaaaaaagttatttaaaaaagacaaacagggcttccctggtggcacagtggttgagaatccgcctgccaatgcaggggacacgggttcgatccctggtccgggaagatcccacatgccgcagagcaactaagcccgtgagccacaactactgagcctgcgttatacagcccgtgagccacaactactgagcccatgtgccacagctactgaagcccacgcgcctacagcctgtgctctgcaacaagagaagccactgcaatgagaagcccacgcactgcaacgaagagtagcccccgctcaccgcagctagagaaagcccgggcttagcaacagagacccaacgcagccaaaaataaataaataaataattttaaaaaacaaagacaaacaataCAATGTgatttaaagtggaaaaaattaaaacacataagCATTCAACAATATGGGAATGATGAAGAGAAcatgtgtttccacacaaatttaaaatttttttgttctagttctgcaaaaaaaaaattccattggtaatttgatagggattgcattgaatctgcagattgcctcgggtagtgtggtcattttcacaatattgattcttccaatccaagagcacagtatatctttccgtCTGTTTCTGtcaacttcagtttctttcatcagtgtcttatagttttcagagtacagtcttttgcctccttagggaggtttattcctaggtattttattctctttgatgcaatggtaaatgggactgtttccttaatttctctttctgatagttcattgttagtgtagagaAGTGCAACAGACAttggtcaggatggccatcatcaaaaagtctacaagtaataaatgctggagagggtgtggagaaaagggaaccctcttgcactgttggtgggaatgtaaattggtgcagccactgtggaaaacagtacggaagttccttaaaaaactaaaaatagaactaccatatgatcctgcaatcccactactgggcatatatctggagaaaactctatttcaaaaagacacatgcaccctagtgttcatagcagcagtatttacaatagccaagacatggaagctacctaaatgtccatcgacagaggaatgggtaaagaagatgtcgtatatttatacaatggaatattacccagccataaaaatgaatgaaataacgccacttgcagcaacatggatggacctagggaataccctggtggtccagtggttaagaatctgccttacaatgcatcggggaactaagatcccacatgccacaaggcaactaagcctgagtgccacaactagagagaagcccacgacaacaacgaagagcccatgcaccgcaacaaaagatcctgcgcgccgcaactaatacctgacgcagccaataaataactattttttaaataaaaaaataaaaattaaaaaaggaaagaaaaatgaaaaaatgtgcaaaagtactgaataaacattttcccccaaaaaagtcatacgatggccaacaggcacctgaaaagacactcaacatgattaatcatcagggaaatgcaaatcaaaaccacactatcacctcacacctatcagaatgactgtatcaaaaagacaacagttataaagcagaaactaacacaccattgtaaagcaattatactccaataaagatgtttttaaaaaagacaagaaataacgagtgttggtgaggatgcggagaaaatggaaccctcatgcactattggtgggaatgtaaactggcacagccagtatggaaaacagtatggaggttcctcgagaaattaaaaatagaacatatgaTGCAGGAATTACACTTGGGGGTATCTTTCAGagggaaacaaaagaattttatttatttagaaaaattaaattgaagtatagttgtatACTTTAGCATGTCTGTGTGGAGGCTGCACTTGTGTCTTCTCATCATTTTTAACTTGGGACTTTAGCTGTTTTCCTCATGAGCAGTCCCATTTCATTAGCCTCAAGAAACTGGCCTTCCTCAGCTTCTCAAGAATATTAAACAGAGACCCAGCAGCTTCCTGAAATGCGCTCTCAGCCTTCACAGTGCCCCTACCCTTCGTTTTCCTTCTACCTCAGTGGTTGCtggttttaaaagagaatttgttAGTTTCTAAGTATTTaacccttttaaaaaaacattttagagatagcctcatccaccagagggcagacagcagaagcaagaagaactacaatcctgcagcctgtggaaggaaaaccacattcacagaaagacagacaagatgaaaaggcagagggctatgtaccagatgaaggaacaagataaaaccccagaaaaacaactaaatgaagtggagataggcaacctgccagaaaaagaattcagaataatgatagtgaagatgatccaggacctcggaaaaagaatggaggcaaagatcgagaagatgcaagaaatgtttaacaaagacccagaagaactaaagaacaaacaaagagagatgaacaatacaataactgaaatgaaaactacactagaaacaatcaatagcagaataactgaggcagaagaacggataagtgaccgggaagacAGACCAgtgaattcactgctgcggaacagaataaagaaaaaagaatgacaagaaatgaagacagcctaagagacctctgggacaacattaaacacaacaacattcgcattatagggtcccagaaagagaagagagagagaaaggacccgagaaaatatttgaagagattatagttgaaaacttccctaacatgggaaaggaaatagccacccaggtccaggaagcacagagagtcccatacaggataaacccaaggagaaacatgccgagacacatagtaatcaaattggcaaaaaataaagacaacaaaattattgaaagcagcaagggaaacacaacaaataacatacaagggaactcccataaggttaacagctgatttctcagcagaaactctacaagccagaagggggtggcatgatatacttaaagtgatgaaagcgaagaacctacaaccaagatctctctacccagcaaagatctcattcagattcgatggagaaatcaaaagctttacagacaagcaaaaactaagagaattcaacaccaccaacccagctgtacaacaaatgctaaaggaacttctctaagtgggaaacacaagagaagaaaaggacctacaaaaacaaacacaaaacaactaagaaaatggtaataggaacatacatatcgataattaccttaaaggtgaatggattaaatgctccaaccaaaagacacaggctcgctgaatggatacaaaaacaagacccatatatatgctgtctacaagagacccacttcagacccagggacacatacagactgaaagtgaggggatggaaaaagttattccatgcaaatggaaatcaaaagaaagcgggagtagcaatactcatatcagataaaatagactttaaaataaaaaattttacaagagacaaggaagggcactacataatgatcaagggatcaaaccaagaagatataacaattataaatatatatgcacccaacataggagtacctcaatacataaggcaactgctaacagctataaaagaggaaatcaacagtaacacaataatagtgggggactttaacttacaccaatggacagatcatccaaacagaaaatcaataaggaaacacaagctttaaatgacacaatagaccagatagatttcattgatatttataggacattccatccaaaaacagcagattacactttcttctcaagtgtgcacggaacattctccaggatagatcacatcttgggtcacaaatcaagcctcagtaaatttaagaaaactgaaatcatatcaagcatcttttctgaccacaacgctatgagattagaaatgaattacagggaaaaaaacgtaaaaaacacaaacacactgaggctaaacaatacgttactaaataaccaagagatcactggggaaaccaaacaggaaataaaaaaatacctggagacaaatgacaatgaaaacacgatgatccaaaacctatgggatgcagcaaaagcagttctaagagtgaagtttatagctatacaagcctacctcaagaaacaagaaacatctcaaataaacaatctaaccttacacctaaagcaactagagaaagaagaacaaacaaaacccaaagttagcagaaggaaagaaatcataaaaatcagagcagaaataaatgaaatagaaacaaagaaaacaatagcaaagatcaataaaactaaaagctggtttcgtgagaagataaacaaaactgataaacctttagccagactcaagtaaaagagggagaggactcaaatcaataaaattagaaatgaaaacggagaagttacaacagacactgcagaaatacaaagaaccctaagagactgctacaagcaaatctatgccaacaaaatggacaacctggaagaaatagacaaattcttagaaaggtacaacctcccaagactgaaccaggaagaaatagaaaatatgaacagaccaatcacaagtaatgaaattgaaactgtgattaaaaatcttccaacagggggcttccctagtggcacagtggctgagagtcgcctgccgatgcaggggacacgggttcgtgccccggtccgggaggatcccacgtgctgcggagcggctgggcccatgagcctccgcatccggagcctgtgctctgcaacgggagaggccacaacagtgagagggccgcgtactgcaaaaaaaaaaaaaaaaaaaaaaatcttccaacaaacaaaagtccaggaccagatggcttcacaggtgaattctatcaaacatttagagaagagctaacacccatccttctcaaactcttccaaaaattttcagaggaaggaacactccaaaactcattctatgaggccaacatcaccctgacaccaaaaccagacaaagacactacaaaaaaagaaaattacagaccaatatcactgatgaatatagatgcaaaactcctcaacaaaatactagcaaacagaatccaacaacacattaagaggatcatacaccatgatcaagtggggtttatcccagggatgcaaggattcttcaatatatgcactcaatcaacgtgatacaccatattaacaacctgaagaataaaaaccgtatgatcgtctcaacagatgcagaaaaagctttgacaaaattcagcacccatttatgataaaaactctccagaaagtaggcatagagggtacctacctcaacataataaaggccatatacaacaaacccacagcaaacatcattctcaatggtgaaaaactgaaagcatttcctctaagatcaggaacaagacaaggatgtccattctcaccactattattcaacatagtcttggaagtcctagccacggcagtcagagaagaaaaggaaataaaaggaatacaaattggaaaaaaaaaaaaacctgtcactgtttgcagatgacatgatactatacatagagaatcataaagatgccaccagaaaagtactagagctaatcaatgaatttggtaaagttgcaggatacaaaattaatgcacagaaatctcttgcattcctatatactaatgatgaaaaatctgaaagagaaattaaggaaacactcccatttaccattgcaacaaaaagaataaaatacctaggaataaacctacctagggagacaaaagacctgtatgcagaaaactataagacactgatgaaagaaatcaaagatgataccaacagatggagagatatatcatgttcttggattggaagaatcaatattgtgaaaatgactatactacacaaagcaatctacagattcaatgcaatccctattaaattaccaatggtattttttacagaactagaaccaaaaatcttaaaatttgtatggagacacaaaagaccccaaacagccaaagcagtcttgagggaaaaaagcggagctggaagaatgagattccctgacttcagacaatactacaaagctacagtaatcaaaacagtatggcactggcacaaaaacagaaatatagatcaatgaaacaagctagaaagcccagcgataaacccacgcacttatggtcacctaatctatgacaaaggaggcaaagatgtacaatggagaaaagacagtctcttcaataagtggtgctgggaaaactggaaagctatatgtaaaagaatgaaattggaacactccctaacaccatacacaaaataaattcaaaatggattagagacctaaatgtaagactggacactataaaaatctaagaggaaaatataggaagagcaccctttgaaataaatcacagcaagatcttttttgatacacctcctagagtaatggaaataaaaacaaaaataaacaaattgtacctaatgaaacttaaaagcgtttgcacagcaaaggcaaccataaacaagacgaaaagacagccctcagaatgggagaaaatatttgcaaacgaatcaacggacaaaggattaatctccaaaatatatgaacagcttgtgcagctcaatattaaaaaaacaaacaacccaatccaaaaatgggcagaagacctaaatagacagtcctccaaagaagacatacagatggccaagaagcacatgaaaagctgctcaacatcactaattattagagaaatgcaaatcaaaactacaatgaggtatcaactcacatcagttagaacgggcatcatcagaaaatctacaaactacaaatgctggagagggtgtggagaaaagggagccctcttgcactgttggtgggaatgtaaattgatacagccactatggagaacagtatggaggttccttaaaaaactaaaaatagaattaccatatgatccagcaatcccactactgggcatataccctgagaaaaccataattcaaaaagacacatgcaccccaatattcattgcagcactatttacaacagccaggtcatggaagcaacctaaatgctcatcgacagacgaatggataaagatgtggtacatatttacaacggaatattactcagccataaaaaggaacgaaattgggtcatttgtagagacgtggatgaatctagagactgtcatacagagtgaagtaaatcagaaagagaaaatcaaatatcgtatattaacgcatatatgtggaacctagaaaaatggtacagatgaaccggtttgcagggcagaaatagagacacggatgtagagaacaaacgtatggacaccaaggggggaaagcagcggtggggtggggtggcggtgggatgaatcgggagattgggattaacatgtatacactgatgtgtataaaatggatgactaataagaacctgctgcattaaaaaaataaataaaattcaaaaaaacccacattttaCTGTTTGctaagaattattttgaattgTGATCAATCATGTGTCCTATTATATCTCTTTATTCAACTCGTATGGGCGTCTTTCtcaaattgaagtagagttgagttgcaatgttgtgtcaatctctgctgtgcagcagtgactcagttatacacacacagatgcttttttttcatattcttttccattatggtttatcacaggatattgaatgtagttccctgtgctatacgatagaaccttgttgtttatccatcctatatataatagtttacatctgctaattgTATGGACGTTCTTGTGGCCCAGTACATGATTATTTTCTGCAAATATTCCATGGGTTTAAATAGATGCAAAGTTCTCTCCCCTACACATAACAATTAAATTAAGCTTGATTTCTTTATTCTCGTACTTGTTTTTTGTCTGCATATCTGTCCATTTCTGGAATGGGTGTATTGAAGCCTGGGGAAGGGTGAGGACAGAGTTCTGGTCTGTGGCACAGCCTGCAGGACGCCTGCCATTGCCATGGACTCcaaggaggagaggcagggagaggggaggggcggaGCCAGGTGGGACGGTCAGTCTGGTTGCCTGGAGGCGCGACCTAGACACAATGGGGTCTGGGAGCTGGGCCGGGCAGGGGCAGAAATCCAGACACCCAACCCTACCTTCCCAGCCAGGAGACACAGGAGCAGGTCAGTGCATCAACTTCGGGGGCCCCCCTCCGGCACCAGGTCCCCCACGCCGCTCCCTCGCCCCGGTATCCTCCCCCAAATATCCCTAAAATATCCCAGTTCTCCAGAACCCCGGGGAATTCCTCTCCCGCAGTGTTGAGTCCAAACTTGGAGCGCGCACACACACCTCCACTGAActcattttgggggtgggggacaagaGACGGCCTCGAAGCTCTGTCCCTGACCCGCGCCTCTCTGGAGCTGGGAAAGCTACCGTTTGTTTCCCTGGTACTTGGGATAGGCGCGGGCCCCGCCCCGGAGTCCGGCCTGTCTGGAGGGGATAGGGAGTGCGGCCTCGCGAGTCAGGGTGGGGGGGCCGGGGCCGCCACCTTGTGTCCGCAGGTGTTGCCGGCAGCAAGCGCTCCCACCGTACCATGGGCTCGGAAGTCTGGGTCGGCCCGTGGCGGCCGCACCGGCCCCGCGGCCCCATCGCAGCGCTCTACAGCGGCCCGGGGCCCAAGTACAAGCTGCCAGCCAGCACTGGTACCAGCGgtgggccgggggaggggggcacaCAGGGGCTAACCCTAACCCTGGTGATGCTGGGGCGCCCCGCAGGTTACATCCTGCACGACCCGTCGCGGCCCCGCGCCCCCGCCTTCACCTTCGGCGCACGCCTCCCCACGCAGCAGACTTCGTGCGGCCCAGGGCCAGGTCACCTGGTGCCCGCTCGCATGACAGTGCGCGGCCGCGACGGCGCTCCCGCCTACTCCATCTTCGGCCGCCCGCGCCACGCAGCGCCCTTCCTCACTCCCGGACCGGGTCAGGACCCTGGGACCCCGGCCTCCCCAACGCCGAGCCGCCTCCAGGGACGCCCACTCGGGAACACCCCCACTGAGCCCGAGTCCCCCTCGGGCACCCTAACACTCCAAATTCGGTCCCCCCATCTCCGGATCTCAAAAGAGCTCCAAGCCTCACCAGGCTTTGACAAATCGTGGTTCGAATTCCCCCTAATCCCTGGACTCCAGCCCGGGCACCCACCAGGCCCCCAGTGCAGTTCCGGCCCACACCCCGGTCCGCCCCGCAGGCAGGTACTTCCCGGAGCGAGCGGAGAAGGCGGCGTACCCCAGCGCGCCTCGGCACACCATCGCTCCCCGAAACTGGGGCCTCCGCGCAGAGTCGCAGACCCCAGGTGAGCCCAGGAAGGCCCACCCTGCACTGGCTGCGGCGGGCAGACCGGCCGGTCCTCAAAGACCCACCCTCGCTGGCTCCCCCAGGCCCCGGGACCTACACTGTGCCCTCGCTCCTGGGCCCGCGCGTCGTCGGTAAAGTCTCGGCGCCGATTTACTCCATCTACGGCCGCAGCGCGGTGGGCAGCGTCTGCGAGGACCTCAGtaaggtggggaaggggctgccCGCACCGCGCGGCGAGGGGTCAGCGGTCGACGGTCCTGGAAGCCGGACACAGCGCCCCTCCCGCCCTCCCGCAGACCCCCGGGCCCTGCGCCTACCATGTGGTGAGCCCTGGGATCTACAAGCCCCGGGCCCCCCAGTTCTCGATGCTGGCGCGGACTTCGCTCCCCCAAGGCAACAGCCTGAATCCCGGGCCTGCAGCCTACAACGTGGACCAGGTGCTCTGCAGTTCAGAGTCAAGGGTCAGAGGCGGGGTAAAGGGGTCCGGGTCTGGATCGAGGGTCTGAGGTGCGAGGTTGGGACCCGGGAGCCCTGGGCCGGCTGGCAGCGCCAGGCCAGCGACGTCTCCTGGGTCCGCAGCACCGGAAGCCTCGCGGCTGGAGCTTCGGGATCCGGCACTCGGACTACCTGGCCCCGATGGTGATCGACGTGGATGACTGACCAGCCGGCCGGGCGCGGCCCCACGAATGTTTCTTAAAATCTCTGGATCCAGCAGCCTGTCGGCCTCTCTGTGCTTGCGGCGAGGCAGGCGGGCAAAACGGACAGGTGGGCGGGCCCGCGAAGTCCCGGACTTCTCAAGCTCCCGCAGGCCCTCGTGATTGGCCAGGACAGAAGTGAGCCGGGTCGTCCTGCCCCTCCGAGGCGGCGATTGGCCTAAAACCCTGCCTGTCGGGAGGCCCCGCCCCTCCGCGGCTCCGGCCAGGCGCGCAGTCCCACTGTTCCCACCCTGTGGCCTCCCGCAAGACGGAACGGAAACCGGCTGGGATCCGAAGAGGACCGGCGAGCGCCGCTGTGCAGGACAGGTACGGCCCCGGATCAAGTTGTGAGACCGAGACGTGAGAGCCAGACACGGAGACATGCACACGGGCGACACAGACACGGGACTGAGGGGCGGACACGGGAGAGAAACGAGAATGGGGTCGGGACAAGGGCACTTCGCCTCAGTGACACGGACACAGGACGGCGACAGGTTCCAGATGTGTGTCGCAGCCCGGAGTGGTGGCGGCCCCACCTACCCCTGTCGCACCTGCTGATCTCTCCCGGGGCGGGAACCAGAGTCCAAGCAGCTGCCGGGGCTGATCAGCCTGAAGCAAGGGTACCTCAGAGGCTTCGTGCGCGCTGTGCTGGACCGGACGCGCAGGGCGCACACATCCGTGCGTGGGGACGGCTGGCTGCCCCTGACCCCGACCCAGAGGTCAGGCCCAGAGACCGCCTGCCCCCAGGGACGCCACAGCGCCCCACTGTCACTGACACTGAGGATAACCCATTGCTGTGGGAACGCCCCCTTTGTGCTGTCTACACCACCTTACCCATGCCGAGGGGCCATGCTCTTGGCCATCTGGCGAAGCATGAATCTGGAGGAGACCGCGGCCCTGGCCAAGTCTGGGCAGCAGCTGGAGTGGCCGGAAGCCTGGTGCCAATACCTTGGGGACAAACATGCCCTGAGGCAGAGTCCTGGCACCTGCCCTGGCTGCCTGTGGCTGCAAGGTTAGAAGACACCTCCTCTCCAGACCAGAACCTCTGACCTCAAAAAGGCCAGCAGCCACAGGCAGCTCCTAACCTCACGCCTGACCCAGACAGAGCCCCCAAAGGCCCAGGCTTCTCAGCCCCAGGACAGAACTTGGATCTCCCTTCCCATCAGCCCCCAATAACAGGACCAAATCA encodes the following:
- the CIMAP1B gene encoding ciliary microtubule associated protein 1B, giving the protein MGSEVWVGPWRPHRPRGPIAALYSGPGPKYKLPASTGYILHDPSRPRAPAFTFGARLPTQQTSCGPGPGHLVPARMTVRGRDGAPAYSIFGRPRHAAPFLTPGPGRYFPERAEKAAYPSAPRHTIAPRNWGLRAESQTPGPGTYTVPSLLGPRVVGKVSAPIYSIYGRSAVGSVCEDLSKTPGPCAYHVVSPGIYKPRAPQFSMLARTSLPQGNSLNPGPAAYNVDQVLCSSESRHRKPRGWSFGIRHSDYLAPMVIDVDD